From the genome of Haloterrigena sp. KLK7, one region includes:
- a CDS encoding MBL fold metallo-hydrolase: protein MEVHHVTEDAETFTCNAFLAVGEDGATTLVDAGAWDGIVDEIRSHVDDVDSVVVTHQHGDHVERLAAVVDAFDPEVYAYDDHPTRTEALEDGDTVPIGDEEFDVVYTPGHADDHVSLVSESSLFSGDVVVHDDGAFDYGSFGRTDMAGQSRERLIESIEDLLERMPEGVEHMYAGHGGVFHGNVRDVVETALERAEKREPKYPDE, encoded by the coding sequence ATGGAGGTCCATCACGTCACCGAGGACGCGGAGACGTTCACCTGCAACGCATTCCTCGCCGTCGGCGAGGACGGAGCGACGACGCTGGTCGACGCCGGCGCGTGGGACGGCATCGTCGACGAGATCCGGAGCCACGTCGACGACGTCGATAGCGTGGTCGTGACTCACCAGCACGGCGATCACGTCGAACGGCTCGCGGCCGTCGTCGACGCCTTCGATCCCGAGGTCTACGCCTACGACGACCATCCGACCCGCACGGAGGCGCTCGAGGACGGCGACACGGTACCGATCGGCGACGAGGAATTCGACGTGGTCTACACGCCCGGTCACGCCGACGACCACGTCTCCTTGGTCTCCGAGTCGTCGCTGTTCTCGGGCGACGTGGTCGTCCACGACGACGGGGCGTTCGACTACGGCAGCTTCGGCCGCACCGACATGGCCGGTCAGTCCCGCGAGCGACTCATCGAGAGCATCGAGGACCTGCTCGAGCGCATGCCAGAGGGCGTCGAACACATGTACGCGGGCCACGGCGGCGTCTTCCACGGGAACGTCCGCGACGTCGTGGAAACCGCGCTCGAGCGGGCGGAGAAGCGAGAGCCGAAGTATCCCGACGAATAG
- a CDS encoding DUF5786 family protein, translating into MGFGSYDESEQQEVDADFDDDDAVKSGENSHEGTIEFENGASSDELLDRLQEIKDET; encoded by the coding sequence ATGGGATTCGGGAGCTACGACGAATCCGAGCAACAAGAAGTCGACGCTGATTTTGACGACGATGACGCGGTGAAATCCGGTGAAAACAGCCACGAAGGGACGATCGAATTCGAAAACGGTGCGTCCAGCGACGAGTTACTCGATCGCTTGCAGGAGATCAAAGACGAGACCTGA
- a CDS encoding DUF99 family protein yields the protein MKPGVRALGIAESFRRDADRSTLAGAVVRADRVVDGLAYRRCTVGGTDATDAVRELIDELGRPDVQYVLLGAVAPAWYNLLDCTRIHEAADRPVIAVTFEVSDGLEAGLRDAFSGSDLEERLATYRSLPDRRDLSVNDETVYVRQLGCDEDEAAEVVRAFTPEGGRPEPIRVASAAARAGDSYADALETEEEDST from the coding sequence ATGAAGCCCGGGGTGCGGGCGCTGGGTATCGCCGAATCGTTTCGTCGCGACGCGGACCGGAGCACGCTCGCCGGTGCCGTCGTCCGCGCCGACCGGGTCGTCGACGGCCTCGCCTACCGTCGGTGTACCGTCGGCGGAACCGACGCGACCGACGCCGTCCGCGAGCTGATCGACGAACTGGGTCGGCCCGACGTCCAGTACGTCCTGCTCGGCGCCGTCGCACCCGCGTGGTACAACCTTCTCGACTGTACTCGTATTCACGAGGCCGCCGACCGGCCAGTGATCGCCGTCACCTTCGAGGTGAGTGACGGCCTCGAGGCCGGTCTCCGAGACGCCTTTTCCGGCTCCGACCTCGAGGAGCGTCTCGCGACCTATCGCTCGCTGCCCGACCGCCGCGACCTGTCGGTCAACGACGAGACCGTCTACGTGCGCCAGCTGGGCTGTGACGAGGACGAGGCCGCCGAGGTCGTTCGGGCGTTCACACCCGAAGGCGGTCGTCCGGAGCCGATTCGGGTCGCGAGCGCGGCCGCTCGAGCGGGCGATTCGTACGCCGACGCGCTCGAGACCGAGGAAGAGGACTCGACGTAG
- a CDS encoding uracil-DNA glycosylase, producing MDESEAMDGLCVTECTRCPKLVDSRSRIVNGAGPEDADLLFVGEGPGANEDEKGEPFVGRSGTVLDDGLRTVGLDRSDIRITNCVRCRPPENRDPSKEELANCRGYLETEIDRLDPDVIVTLGKVPSEHLLDRSVAVTKEAGSLEEVRINGSPRRVLLCVHPAATLYDRSQEETFEDALERAAELADVGDGDSGQTRLDGF from the coding sequence ATGGACGAGTCGGAAGCGATGGACGGGCTCTGCGTGACCGAGTGTACGCGCTGTCCGAAGCTCGTGGACTCCCGGAGCCGGATCGTCAACGGCGCCGGGCCCGAGGACGCCGATCTGCTGTTCGTCGGCGAGGGGCCGGGCGCGAACGAGGACGAGAAGGGCGAGCCGTTCGTCGGCCGCAGCGGCACCGTCCTCGACGACGGTCTCCGGACCGTCGGCCTGGATCGGTCGGACATCCGCATCACCAACTGCGTGCGCTGTCGGCCGCCGGAGAACCGCGACCCATCGAAGGAAGAACTCGCGAACTGCCGAGGCTACCTCGAGACCGAGATCGATCGGCTGGATCCGGACGTGATCGTCACGCTGGGAAAGGTCCCCAGCGAGCACCTGCTCGACCGCTCGGTGGCGGTCACCAAGGAGGCCGGCTCCCTCGAGGAGGTCCGCATCAACGGGTCGCCGCGGCGGGTGCTCCTCTGCGTCCACCCGGCGGCGACGCTGTACGATCGCAGCCAGGAGGAGACCTTCGAGGACGCGCTCGAGCGGGCGGCGGAGTTGGCGGACGTCGGCGACGGCGACAGCGGCCAGACGCGACTCGACGGCTTCTGA
- the hisH gene encoding imidazole glycerol phosphate synthase subunit HisH: MSTLSTSSEQSLASVVVVDYGLGNLRSVTRGLERAGADVEITDDPAAFADADGVVLPGVGAFREGVENADPLREDLLEVAESGTPLFGICLGMQMLLTTSEEGENDGESAVQGLDLIPGTNVRFAEGQKVPHMGWNELDVQREHPLVEGVDGQYAYFVHSYYAVPDDEDAAVATTDYEREFPSIVANEAGTVFGTQFHPEKSGETGLRILRNFVEICSRE, translated from the coding sequence ATGAGCACGCTTTCGACTTCCAGCGAGCAGTCCCTCGCCTCGGTCGTCGTCGTCGACTACGGGCTGGGGAACCTCCGGAGCGTCACCCGCGGTCTCGAGCGCGCGGGCGCCGACGTCGAAATCACCGACGATCCGGCCGCCTTCGCGGACGCGGACGGCGTCGTCCTCCCCGGCGTCGGGGCGTTCCGCGAGGGCGTCGAGAACGCCGATCCGCTCCGTGAGGACCTCCTCGAGGTCGCCGAGAGCGGTACCCCGCTGTTCGGGATCTGCCTCGGGATGCAGATGCTGCTGACGACCAGTGAGGAGGGCGAGAACGACGGCGAGTCGGCCGTGCAGGGGCTGGACCTGATCCCGGGCACCAACGTCCGGTTTGCAGAGGGTCAGAAGGTCCCCCACATGGGCTGGAACGAACTGGACGTCCAGCGCGAGCACCCCCTCGTCGAGGGCGTCGACGGCCAGTACGCCTACTTCGTCCACTCCTACTACGCCGTGCCCGACGACGAGGACGCGGCGGTCGCGACGACCGACTACGAACGCGAGTTCCCCTCGATCGTCGCCAACGAGGCGGGCACCGTCTTCGGGACGCAGTTCCACCCCGAGAAGAGCGGCGAGACGGGACTGCGGATTCTGCGGAACTTCGTCGAGATCTGCAGTCGAGAATAA
- a CDS encoding orc1/cdc6 family replication initiation protein → MSDSMDYFGSENEIFRNKELLQVSHLPDGDRIIGREDELTNLANAIKPATRGNTPNNVLVYGKTGTGKSLCSKFITNQAIERAEGNDVSIGVAYVDCLQESTETQAVQSAGHQLNDQSATNVSIPHSGLSTAEYYRRLWHIVDTRYDVALIILDEVDKIEDDDILMQLSRAVESGKLTESTVGVIGISNKVRYKDSLDERIKSSLCEREYVFSPYDATQIREILRSRSDAFHEGVLEDGVIPRVAALAAREHGDARKAIDILRFAGEIAEENALERVTESCVDQAHEREETSRLAELISKSPSHAKLVLEAMALLTQQKEGDDAPVTTNEVYDLYKRLCDRDGSEHLKLRRIRDILSELEFLSIIDQERKWAGKGKGNYMENRLIDDPEVIIAACNESE, encoded by the coding sequence ATGTCGGATTCGATGGACTACTTCGGCAGCGAGAACGAGATCTTCCGGAACAAGGAGCTCCTGCAGGTCTCGCACCTCCCCGACGGGGATCGGATCATCGGCCGCGAGGACGAGCTGACGAACCTCGCGAACGCGATCAAACCCGCCACGCGGGGGAACACGCCGAACAACGTGCTCGTCTACGGGAAGACGGGAACCGGGAAGTCCCTCTGTTCGAAGTTCATCACGAACCAGGCCATCGAACGCGCGGAGGGCAACGACGTCTCGATCGGCGTCGCGTACGTCGACTGCCTGCAGGAGTCGACGGAGACCCAGGCCGTCCAGTCGGCCGGCCACCAGCTCAACGACCAGTCCGCGACGAACGTCTCGATCCCCCACTCGGGGCTGAGCACGGCCGAGTACTACCGGCGCCTGTGGCACATCGTCGACACCCGCTACGACGTCGCCCTGATCATCCTGGACGAGGTCGACAAGATCGAGGACGACGACATCCTGATGCAGCTCTCGCGAGCCGTCGAATCCGGCAAACTCACCGAGAGCACGGTCGGCGTCATCGGTATCTCGAACAAGGTCCGCTACAAGGACTCGCTCGACGAACGGATCAAGTCCAGCCTCTGCGAGCGCGAGTACGTCTTCTCGCCGTACGACGCCACCCAGATCCGTGAGATCCTCCGCTCCCGATCGGACGCGTTCCACGAGGGCGTCCTCGAGGACGGCGTCATCCCCCGCGTGGCCGCGCTGGCGGCCCGGGAACACGGGGACGCGCGGAAGGCGATCGACATCCTCCGATTCGCCGGCGAGATCGCCGAGGAGAACGCCCTCGAGCGCGTCACGGAGTCCTGCGTCGATCAGGCCCACGAGCGCGAGGAGACCAGCCGGCTGGCCGAACTCATCTCCAAGAGCCCCAGTCACGCGAAACTCGTCCTCGAGGCGATGGCGCTGTTGACCCAGCAGAAGGAGGGCGACGACGCGCCCGTGACGACCAACGAGGTCTACGACCTCTACAAGCGGCTCTGTGACCGCGACGGCTCCGAGCACCTGAAACTGCGCCGGATCCGGGACATCCTCTCGGAACTCGAGTTCCTCTCGATCATCGATCAGGAGCGCAAGTGGGCCGGGAAGGGGAAGGGCAACTACATGGAAAACCGGCTGATCGACGATCCCGAGGTCATCATCGCCGCCTGCAACGAGTCCGAGTAG
- a CDS encoding ATP-binding protein, whose translation MDQGDQKTATVGGRPLIASLGALYIVLAIGWSIGQLNLGKPASNVMLVAAFIGIPGLVLLYGGYRLPRTDIRPRFYPVVARWCFGGLLLLLSMLALYQLEPAKGVNDPSQAALVLSAFGIAAGFGVGVYDALAKTQALEVKRRNRELQEVKRRLEETNSELEASNERLEQFAYAASHDLQEPLRMITSYLTLVEDRYGDELDQDGREFIAYAVDGAERMREMIEGLLEYSRVETQGDPFEPVDLESVFADVRRDLELRLEEHDATVEIGTLPRVEGDGRQLRQLFQNLLSNAVEYSGDEPPRIRVTAEQNGTRWTVSVSDNGIGIDPDDQERIFRVFQRLHGREEHDGTGLGLALCRRIVERHDGEIWVDSEPGEGSTFSVTLPAVPDRGE comes from the coding sequence ATGGATCAGGGGGACCAGAAGACGGCTACCGTCGGGGGGAGACCCCTGATCGCATCGCTCGGCGCCCTATATATCGTCCTCGCGATCGGGTGGTCGATCGGTCAACTGAACCTCGGCAAACCGGCGTCGAACGTCATGCTCGTCGCGGCCTTCATCGGGATTCCGGGGCTGGTACTCCTTTACGGCGGGTATCGGTTACCGCGAACCGACATCCGCCCGCGGTTCTATCCCGTGGTCGCACGCTGGTGTTTCGGTGGGCTCCTCTTGCTGCTCAGCATGCTCGCACTCTACCAACTCGAGCCCGCCAAGGGCGTCAACGATCCGTCACAGGCCGCGCTCGTCCTCTCCGCGTTCGGAATCGCCGCGGGATTCGGCGTCGGCGTCTACGACGCGCTGGCGAAGACGCAAGCGCTCGAAGTGAAGCGGCGCAATCGGGAGCTACAGGAGGTAAAGCGGCGCCTCGAGGAGACCAACAGCGAACTCGAGGCGTCGAACGAGCGCTTAGAGCAGTTCGCCTACGCCGCCAGCCACGACCTGCAAGAGCCGCTGCGGATGATCACGAGCTACCTCACGCTCGTCGAAGATCGGTACGGTGACGAACTCGATCAGGACGGTCGGGAGTTCATCGCGTACGCCGTCGACGGCGCCGAGCGCATGCGCGAGATGATCGAGGGGCTGCTCGAGTACTCCCGCGTCGAGACGCAGGGCGATCCGTTCGAACCCGTCGATCTCGAGTCGGTGTTCGCGGACGTTCGCCGGGACCTCGAACTCCGACTCGAGGAGCACGACGCCACCGTGGAAATCGGGACGCTACCTCGTGTCGAGGGCGACGGCCGCCAGTTACGCCAGCTGTTCCAGAACCTGCTCTCGAACGCGGTCGAGTACAGCGGCGACGAACCGCCTCGGATCAGGGTCACTGCCGAGCAGAACGGCACCCGCTGGACGGTGTCGGTCTCTGACAACGGAATCGGCATCGACCCGGACGATCAGGAGCGCATCTTCCGCGTGTTTCAGCGGCTCCACGGCCGCGAGGAGCACGACGGCACCGGGCTCGGACTCGCGCTCTGCCGGCGGATCGTCGAGCGCCACGACGGCGAGATCTGGGTCGACTCCGAGCCCGGCGAGGGGTCGACGTTCTCGGTGACGCTGCCGGCGGTCCCCGACCGCGGCGAGTGA
- a CDS encoding type 1 glutamine amidotransferase, which translates to MTDPSADDRSGEGADDDRLRIALLNAAHKRESTRRNFERELDAELVEFHCPSGELPETFAFDACVVTGSSASVYWDEPWIGALKEWVGEAVAAGLPFLGVCYGHQLLADVLGGRVEDMGEYEIGYRSVEHDGANRLLTGVDEDFTVFTTHSDRVAAAPPGATVFARNEYGIHGFQRDRVFGVQFHPEYDMTTAERVTAGKDGDLEPARIQSVLAGIDAERYEAACEAKRLFDNFTAFVREQRDVGRGADIGAGSGTDAAATVDVDTVDVDTAVDAAAESPLESPADSSTSS; encoded by the coding sequence GTGACCGACCCGTCAGCCGACGACCGGTCCGGCGAGGGCGCGGACGACGACCGGCTCCGAATCGCCCTGTTGAACGCGGCGCACAAACGCGAGAGCACGCGGCGGAACTTCGAGCGGGAACTCGACGCGGAACTGGTCGAGTTCCACTGCCCGTCGGGCGAACTCCCCGAGACGTTCGCGTTCGACGCCTGCGTCGTCACCGGCTCGAGCGCCTCGGTCTACTGGGACGAGCCGTGGATCGGCGCGCTGAAGGAGTGGGTCGGCGAGGCCGTCGCGGCCGGGCTGCCGTTTCTGGGCGTCTGTTACGGCCACCAACTGCTCGCGGACGTGCTCGGCGGCCGCGTCGAGGACATGGGCGAGTACGAGATCGGCTACCGATCCGTCGAGCACGACGGAGCGAACCGGCTGCTGACTGGCGTCGACGAGGACTTCACCGTCTTCACCACCCACTCCGACCGGGTGGCCGCGGCGCCGCCGGGCGCGACGGTGTTCGCCCGGAACGAGTACGGCATCCACGGCTTTCAGCGGGACCGCGTCTTCGGCGTCCAGTTCCACCCCGAGTACGACATGACGACGGCCGAGCGGGTGACCGCCGGAAAGGACGGCGACCTCGAGCCGGCGCGGATCCAATCGGTCCTCGCGGGGATCGACGCCGAGCGATACGAGGCCGCCTGCGAGGCCAAACGCCTGTTCGATAACTTCACCGCGTTCGTGCGCGAGCAGCGGGACGTCGGTCGCGGTGCCGACATCGGAGCCGGTTCCGGGACCGATGCCGCTGCGACCGTCGACGTCGATACCGTCGACGTCGACACCGCCGTCGACGCCGCGGCCGAGTCGCCCCTCGAATCGCCGGCCGACTCGAGCACGTCGTCCTGA
- a CDS encoding tRNA (guanine(26)-N(2))-dimethyltransferase yields the protein MRVTEGGIDLEVPGEQTEGVEEAVFYNPRQELNRDLTIATLRAFREREERAETYLDAMTASGVRGIRAAADGWDVTCCDLEEDAVDLARENLERNDLADEARVEHRNVNALMHDEMFDVIDLDPYGTPMPFADAAFARCRDLLCVTATDTAPLCGAHFNSGVRSYSAVPQNTDYHPEMGVRILISALARSGARFDVGVEPILTHATSHYVRTYLELDRKASAADAALEHLGHLSHCEDCLYREAEHGLVADPLESCPHCGGDRLLTAGPIWLGPVQDTAFVAEVRAAIPDAFGTAEKGRELCETLEAELDEPTHYDQHKLCKNWGVPANAMDDFLADLRNAGYAASPAHYGGTTFKTDASVGEIRAATEASLE from the coding sequence ATGCGCGTCACCGAGGGCGGGATCGACCTCGAGGTCCCCGGCGAACAGACCGAGGGCGTCGAGGAGGCGGTGTTCTACAACCCCAGACAGGAGTTGAACCGAGATCTGACGATCGCGACGCTGCGGGCCTTCCGCGAGCGCGAGGAGCGCGCCGAGACGTATCTGGACGCGATGACCGCCAGCGGCGTCCGCGGGATCCGCGCGGCCGCCGACGGCTGGGACGTCACCTGCTGCGATCTCGAGGAAGACGCAGTCGACCTCGCGCGGGAGAACCTCGAGCGAAACGACCTCGCGGACGAGGCGCGCGTCGAACACCGCAACGTCAACGCGCTCATGCACGACGAGATGTTCGACGTGATCGATCTCGATCCCTACGGGACGCCGATGCCCTTCGCCGACGCGGCCTTCGCCCGCTGTCGGGACCTCCTCTGCGTGACGGCGACCGACACCGCGCCGCTGTGTGGCGCCCACTTCAACAGCGGCGTCCGTTCCTACAGTGCGGTGCCACAGAACACCGACTACCACCCCGAGATGGGCGTCCGAATCCTCATCTCCGCGCTCGCCCGCAGCGGCGCCCGCTTCGACGTCGGCGTCGAACCGATCCTCACCCACGCGACCAGTCACTACGTCCGGACCTACCTCGAGCTCGACCGGAAGGCGAGCGCGGCCGACGCCGCACTCGAGCACCTCGGCCACCTCTCCCACTGCGAGGACTGTCTCTACCGCGAGGCCGAGCACGGGCTGGTCGCCGACCCCCTCGAGAGCTGTCCCCACTGCGGTGGCGACCGACTGCTCACCGCCGGCCCGATCTGGCTCGGCCCGGTTCAGGACACCGCGTTCGTCGCCGAGGTCCGCGCGGCGATCCCCGACGCCTTTGGCACCGCAGAGAAGGGCCGAGAACTCTGCGAAACGCTCGAGGCCGAACTCGACGAACCCACCCACTACGATCAGCACAAGCTCTGCAAGAACTGGGGCGTGCCCGCGAACGCGATGGACGACTTCCTCGCGGACCTCCGGAACGCGGGCTACGCGGCCTCGCCGGCCCACTACGGCGGAACGACGTTCAAGACCGACGCGAGCGTCGGCGAGATCCGCGCGGCGACCGAAGCCAGCCTCGAGTGA